The genomic segment CGGCCCCGGTGGACGAACCGTCGTACGACTCGATGCCCGCCTACAGCTACCCAGCCGCCAGCGCGACGCCGGCCTCCGCGCCCGCGGCTGACTGCAACTGCAACACCGGTGCGGCGGGCGGCGTTGGCTGCGACGCCGGCGGCTGCCAGACCGAGACCTGCGACCTCGGCTGCTACGACTGCGGCCCCCGCCGGCAGTGGTTCGGCGGCCTATACGGGCTGTACATGACGCGCGACAGGCCGTACCGCGTGCAGACGGGGGTGCTCACCTCCGACCTGCCGCCCGGCTACTACCCGATGCCGACCGACACCTACCTGTCGAACACCGACGCGGACGTCGGCTACGCGGCCGGCGCCGAGGTCCGCTTCGGCTGCACGTTCGGCCACGCCGGCTGCGGCTGCAACACCTACCAGCCGTTCGCGTGGGAGGTCGCCTACTGGGCGCTCGACGACGACGACTCGCAGGGCCTGATGGTCGACCCGCTCGGCGGCGGGTTCCGCATGTACGGCCGGATCAGCTACCACGGCCTGATGATGGACCGCTACGGTGACACCTCCGTGGTCCGTCCGGTCAACGAGTACGGCGACTACCAGCCCCGCGCCGACATCCCCACGCCCGACGACGTGCGGGTGCTGGCCAACCGTGTGCGTCAGTCGTTCAGCGCCCAGAACCTGGAGCTCAACTTCTGGCGGTTCGGCGCCCCGGCGGCCTGCGGCGTGGCGTCGTGCGGCCCTGCGTGCGGCGGCTGCGACACGGGTTCCTGCGCCCCGGCTTGCGACGTCAACGCCTGCTGTGCCCCGCCGCAGCGGTTCTTCATCAGCGGCCTGGCCGGCGTGCGGTTCGTGCGGTTCGACGAGTACTTCCAGAACGGCCTGTACTACACGCTCGACTCCGACGACGACGGCGTGCAGGACGCCGGCGAGTCGGCCTCGTACCCCAACGGCTTCCCGGTGGGCGACAACAACCACTTCCTGCACGACATCGACGTCGACAACGACCTGGTCGGCTTCCAGCTGGGCTGCAGCATGAACTGCCTGGTGGGCTGCCGCTGGTCGCTGTTCTGCGACACCAACTTCGGCATCTACGGCAACGACGCCGACGTCTACCAGCGGGTGTACAACCTGGGTGACGGCGACGTCTACTTCGCCAGCACCGGCGGCGCCGCTACGGTCCGCACCAGCAAGCAGGACGTGGCGTTCCTGGGCGAGGCCCGGCTGGGCGTCGGCTACCAGTACAGCTGCCACTGCCGGCTGACCGCCGCGTGGCGGGTGCTGGGCGCCACCGGTATCGCGATGGCCGGCGACCAGATCCCCGACGCCGGCTGGACCAACCCGGGCGCCGTCGGCTACGTGGACACCAACGGTTCGCTGATCCTGCACGGCCTGCAGCTCGGCGTGGAGTGCAAGTATTAATCCGAGGACGCGTCTGAGCCCCGCGTCCTGCGTCACCGAAAGCGGCCCGGCAGAAACCTGCCGGGCCGCTTTTTTTTGTGCGTTCGAGAGTACCCAGCCTGTGCGGGGTGGGCTAGCAGTCTGATGCTCTGGCTGGCGGCCCGCTCACACGATCACGCCGGTCAGCATCTTGAAGCCGGGGTCGTTGCGGAGCGGCTCGAAGTCGGACTCGCCGTCGACTAGGTCGAGGAAGTTGCTGTCGAGCTTGAGCGCCTCGGCCAGGTGGTTGAGCGCCGGGCGGCGCTCGCACGCCAGGCTCCAGTAGCAGGCCAGGTTGTAGTGCAAGAGCGCGTCGTTGGGGGCGTAGCTGAGGGCGCGGTCCAGCGAGTCAATCGCCCGCATCAGCTGGCCGGTCCGCTTGTAGCACCAGCCCAGCGAAAGCCAGACGTGCAGGTCGTCGGGCTTGATCTCCGCGCTGCGACGCAGCGGGATCAGCGCCTCGCGGTAGCGGCTGAGCTCGCGGAGCGACTCGCCCATCAGGAAGCAGGCGCGTGAGCTGCCGTGCGTCAGCTTGCCGCGCCGCTGCAGCTCGCTGAGCGCGTGCGATGTCATGCCGAGTTCGAGGTAGCCCTCGGCGGCGGCGATGGTCTTCTTCAGCCGGATAGCGTCGGCGGTTGCCACGGGTAGATCCCTTGTTGGGCGCTTGCTTGACGGGTGGGTGCCCACTCTTGTCCCGTTTCCTTGAGCGGGGCCGCGGTCCTCCTGACGCTGGCCGAATTGTATCCGGGCGCCGCCGACGGCCCAATCATTTGGCGCCAAAGTCGCGCCGCAACCCGTTGGTGCTGCGGGACTAAGACGCGGCATTTTGAGTCTGCCGCCTGTGCGGCAAACAGCGCCTCGGCAAGCTCGATGGCGCAGCGGTCAACCACGTGGCCGCAAGGCGGGACGGGTGTTGGCTTTTCGAGACACCTGGGTTGGTCCGCGTGTTGCCGAAACGCCACGCGGCGATTGGCGGGCGATCCGCCGCGATTGCGCAGCCGCCTGCTGGGAAAGGGGTTAGGACGCGCCGCCGACAACCAATCGGCAGGACGGCGCGGGCGTTGCAAACCTGGGGAGTCACTCCTCCCTGCTGGTTCAGCAACCCCGCCGAGGCGCCTCCTTGCGAAGCCCCCTGATCCTCATCGCCCTGCTCGCCGCCGGTGCGGCCGCCGCTTCGCGCTGGCCGGCCACGCCCGACCAGCGTACGCCCGCGTCGCTGGAGTGGGTCCGCACGGCGGACGGCTGGGAGCGGTCGGCGCTGCTAAACGCCGCTCCCCGGCGGGGTGAACGCCTGCACCCGCTAACGGTCGCGGCGATCCAGGTGCTGGGCGCCGGCGTGGCTCTGGCGGCCGGCTGGAGGGTCGTCCAGGTCGCCGAGGACGAGTGGCGGCCGGCGGTCGACGCGCCGCCCACACGCCGACGTGCGAGTTCGCCCGTGGCAGAGCGCTCGCCCGCGCAGGCGAGCTAAGCCCCGCCCGGCGTCAGCGCTTGGCGTCGATCTCCCGCAGCAGCTCTTCCATGCGGTCGATCTGCCGCTGGCTCTTCGCGCACAGCTCCTGCAGGACCACGATCTTGTTGTCGAGCTGCGCCTTGAGCTCACGGCCGGAGTTGTGCAGCTCGACCATCTGCCGGTCGATCATCGCCGACGAGTCCTTGTAGGCGCCGGACCACTCGCCGGTCGGGCGGGGCTGCTTGGCGATGGGCGAGCTGTCCTGCGACGCGCGGTTGCGTTTGAAGTAGCGGAAGTTCCGCCGCAGCAGGAAGAACGTCAGCATGGCGCTGCCCGCCAGCAGCATCAGGCTCGTGAGCAACTGATTGTCCGCGAGCGGGAGCATGCCGATTCCTCACCGGGGCCGGCCCGCTGGGAAACAGGGGCCTATCAGGATTGCGCTCGGCTGAACGCCTGGGCCGCGGCCAGCGAAACCTGTGCAAGCGTGACGCCGTGCGCCTGGGCGGCCGCGTTACAATCGTCGTATTCGGGAGTGAACCGCTCCGACCCGCCCGGCAGCGTGGCGACCATGCCGCCCACCCGCCCGTAGTCGGTGTCCACCTCGGCGCGTCGGCGGGGCAGCACCATCCGGGGAATCGTCTGCCGCCGCAGGCCGAGCGCCGTGGTGTTGGCGAAGACCACCCCGGCCAGCTTGTCCGCCTGGTGCGGCCGGGCCTGGACCGACAGCAGCACGCCGGGGCGGCCCTTCTTCATCTGGATGGGCGTCAGGCAGACGTCCAGCGCTCCGGCGTCCCACAGCCGCTCGACGCATGCGCCGACCGCCTCGCCGGTGGAGTCGTCCAGGTTGGTCTCGAGGAGGACGATCGCGTCTGCCCCGCCGGACGCTGCGGTGTCGGCGGCCTCGCCCACCAGCAGCCGGACCAGGTTCGGGTGGTCAAAGTCCTTCTGGCCCGAGCCGTAGCCGATGGTCTGGATGGTCATCGCCGGCAGCGGGCCGAAGCCCTCGACCAGCGTCGACACGATCGCCGCGCCGGTCGGCGTGGTCAGCTCGCCCTCGGGGGAGAACGCCGCCAGCGGCACGCCCTTGAGCAGCTCGGCGGTGGCGGGCGCGGGGATAGCGCAGCGGCCGTGGGCGATCTGTACGAAGCCCGTGCCGGTGGGGATCGGCGAGCAGTAGATCTTCTCCACGCCCAAGAGGTCCCAGCCGATCGCCGCGCCGACGATGTCAGCGATCGAGTCGACCGCGCCCACCTCGTGGAAGTGCACCTTCTCGATCGTCGAGCCGTGCACGCGGGCCTCGGCCTCGGCCAGGCGGGTGAAGATGCGGGTCGCCAGGTCGCGCTGCCGCTCGGAGAGCGTGCTCTGGTCGATCATCGCGGTGATGTGGTGCAGGTGCCGGTGCGCGTGCTCCGGCTCGTGCTCCACGATGATCTGCGTGGCGCGGAACCCGCGTTTCTTCACCGTCTCCTTCACTAGCCGGCAGCTCGGCAGGCCGAGCGAGTCGATGCCGCTCTGGACGGCGTCGAGGTCCACGCCCGCGTCCACCAGGGCGCCGAGCGTCATGTCGCCGCTGATGCCGCTGGCGCAGTCGAGGTAGGCAATCTTCATGAGAGACTTCGTGTCTTTGTTGGGGGTGTTCCGGCGGCCCGCCCGGTTAGGCGGCGTCCTCGCTCTTGAGCCGGCGGAGCTGCTTTAGGATCGACTCCATCGAGGAGGGGCGGTCGCCCGGCTCGGCCTCGATGCACTTCATGATGATCGCTTCCAGCTCCGGGTGGATCTTGGGGTAGTACTGCGACAGGGGCGGCGGCTCGCTGGCGCCGTGCGTCATGGCGGCCAGGCCGTCCGCGCCGCGCACCCACGGCAGCTCGAAGGCGAACATCTCGTACATCGACGCGCCGAACGCGAAGATGTCCAGCCGCTGGTCGGTCGACCGCCGCCGCACCACCTCCGGCGCCATGTAGTTGGGCGTGCCGGTGCGGTTGCCGGGCTGCTGGAACGGCGGCGTGGCGGGCACGGTGAGCCCGAAGTCGATCAGCTTGAGCGACGCGCCGTCCTTCGCGCACACGAAGTTCCGCGGGCAGACGTCGCGGTGGATGTAGCCGGCCTTGTGCACCGCGTCGATCGCCTCGGCCGCCTGCGACATCAGCGTCAGGCGGTTGCCGTCGAGGATCTTGCTGCGGCCGATGATGCAGGAGTTGAGGCCCGGCCCGTCCAGGAACTCCATGACGATGAACTGCTCGCCCTTGGTGGTCATGCCGTAGGAGTGGGTCACGACGATCCGCGGGTGGACCATCGACATCGAGATCTCGCCCTCGGACGGCTTGTCGAGCCCCTTGAAACGCGCCTCGAGCTGCTCGGTCTTCTTCTTGTCGAGGATCTTCAGCCCGACGATCTGGTCGGTCTTCCGGTCGCGCGCCATGTGGAAATCGGACATCGTGCCGGAAACGGCGGCGCGCAGGATCTCGTAGCGTTTCTCGATGTCCACTTTGCCCGAATCGAGCATGGACTTAAACATCTGGCCGATGCCCATGTTTCGCAGCGCCTCTGGGGATGGGTCTGTTCCTCATCCACTATATCTAGGAACCCGCGGGCGGGCTATCAGGAGGGTTTTTCCTGGTCCCTGCGACGCGGCCGTGCGTGCGGCGAACGCCCTGGAACCGTGGAGCACGGTTGGGGCGGTTGTGCGGCGTGGCTAGTTGCCGGTGCGGGAGCGGACGGCCGAGGCGTCCCGCACACGGTCGCTGGGGTGGAGGATCACGCGGTCGCCCTCGGACAGCCCCGACAGCACCTCGGCCAGCAGGTCGTTTTGCTTGCCGACGTCGACCGGCGTCTGGACGGCCAGGCCGTCGACCACCTTGAACACGACCCAGTCGCCGCCCGATCGGAACAGCGCGCTGGTCGGCGCCACCAAGGCGTCGTCGGCGCTGGCGGTGACGATCCGCGCCTCGACGCGGAAGCCGTCGCCCAACTGCTGGCGGGCGGCGGGGTCGTCGACCAGGTCGACGATCACGTTGACTCGCTGCTCTTCGACGCCGAGGGTCGAGATCTTGGTGAACCCGGCTGGCTCGACCAGCCGCACCCGGCCCTCCAGCGTGTTGTCGCCGCCCCAGTGCTCCAGCAGCACCCGCGCGCCCGGCCGGACGCGGACGGCGTCGCTGGACAACACGTCGATCTCCACCTCGAGGTCGGTTGGGTCGCCCAGCTCCAGCAGCGACGTGCCGGCGGTCACAACCGCGGCGCTCTCCTGGAACACCCGCAACACCCGCCCGTCGATCGGCGAGCGGATGGTGATGTTCCAGCCGTTGGCGCCGTCGGCCCCGTCCGCGGCGTTCTCCTCCGCGGGCCGGGTGCGGAGCAGCGCGGCGCGGGCCTGCTCTAGTTCGAACTCGGCGATCTCCTGCGAGTACCGCGACGCCCTCAGCTCCTCGCTCGCGAATTGGTAGGTGGCCTCGATGTCCTCGAACTCTTCCTGCGTGACGCCGCCCGACGAGACCAGGTTGCGGTAGCGCTGCAGATCACGCTCAGCCTGCGCCTGGCGCAGCCGCGCCTGCTCCAGCACCGGCTCGGCACGCTTGAGCGCCGCCTCGGCGGCCTGCACGCGGGCCTCGGCCTCGCTGACGGCGCGGGCGTCCAGCAGCTCCGGGTCGCGCGGCTCCACAACGGCCAGCACGGTTTGACCGGCGGTGACCGTGTCGCCCGGGTCGTGGTCGATCCGCAGCAGCCTTCCGGACAGCGG from the Posidoniimonas corsicana genome contains:
- a CDS encoding TPR end-of-group domain-containing protein, producing the protein MATADAIRLKKTIAAAEGYLELGMTSHALSELQRRGKLTHGSSRACFLMGESLRELSRYREALIPLRRSAEIKPDDLHVWLSLGWCYKRTGQLMRAIDSLDRALSYAPNDALLHYNLACYWSLACERRPALNHLAEALKLDSNFLDLVDGESDFEPLRNDPGFKMLTGVIV
- a CDS encoding serine/threonine protein kinase produces the protein MFKSMLDSGKVDIEKRYEILRAAVSGTMSDFHMARDRKTDQIVGLKILDKKKTEQLEARFKGLDKPSEGEISMSMVHPRIVVTHSYGMTTKGEQFIVMEFLDGPGLNSCIIGRSKILDGNRLTLMSQAAEAIDAVHKAGYIHRDVCPRNFVCAKDGASLKLIDFGLTVPATPPFQQPGNRTGTPNYMAPEVVRRRSTDQRLDIFAFGASMYEMFAFELPWVRGADGLAAMTHGASEPPPLSQYYPKIHPELEAIIMKCIEAEPGDRPSSMESILKQLRRLKSEDAA
- a CDS encoding efflux RND transporter periplasmic adaptor subunit is translated as MQNWLSKLFFLAVGLAVVGGLVVAFLPEPVDVDMATIERGSLLVTVDEDGKTRIREKYVVSTPLSGRLLRIDHDPGDTVTAGQTVLAVVEPRDPELLDARAVSEAEARVQAAEAALKRAEPVLEQARLRQAQAERDLQRYRNLVSSGGVTQEEFEDIEATYQFASEELRASRYSQEIAEFELEQARAALLRTRPAEENAADGADGANGWNITIRSPIDGRVLRVFQESAAVVTAGTSLLELGDPTDLEVEIDVLSSDAVRVRPGARVLLEHWGGDNTLEGRVRLVEPAGFTKISTLGVEEQRVNVIVDLVDDPAARQQLGDGFRVEARIVTASADDALVAPTSALFRSGGDWVVFKVVDGLAVQTPVDVGKQNDLLAEVLSGLSEGDRVILHPSDRVRDASAVRSRTGN
- the larC gene encoding nickel pincer cofactor biosynthesis protein LarC, giving the protein MKIAYLDCASGISGDMTLGALVDAGVDLDAVQSGIDSLGLPSCRLVKETVKKRGFRATQIIVEHEPEHAHRHLHHITAMIDQSTLSERQRDLATRIFTRLAEAEARVHGSTIEKVHFHEVGAVDSIADIVGAAIGWDLLGVEKIYCSPIPTGTGFVQIAHGRCAIPAPATAELLKGVPLAAFSPEGELTTPTGAAIVSTLVEGFGPLPAMTIQTIGYGSGQKDFDHPNLVRLLVGEAADTAASGGADAIVLLETNLDDSTGEAVGACVERLWDAGALDVCLTPIQMKKGRPGVLLSVQARPHQADKLAGVVFANTTALGLRRQTIPRMVLPRRRAEVDTDYGRVGGMVATLPGGSERFTPEYDDCNAAAQAHGVTLAQVSLAAAQAFSRAQS